The Urbifossiella limnaea genome has a window encoding:
- the efp gene encoding elongation factor P — translation MAAVKMIDVRKGMVLNMGGTLFYVLDRDLNTPGNWRAILYLKMKNLTTGSITDERVHPDDKGEVVYLDTKDFNYSYKDGDEYVFVDGETFEPVNLGADMVGDMMKYLRENDPVKITFYDGKALSMELPQTVTLKVTETEPGIKGATAAAQTKAATLETGVVVQVPSFIAVGEQIVIQTEDGKYLKRAAKEGK, via the coding sequence ATGGCAGCCGTGAAGATGATCGATGTCCGCAAGGGCATGGTGCTGAACATGGGCGGCACCCTGTTCTACGTCCTCGACCGCGACCTCAACACGCCCGGGAACTGGCGGGCCATCTTGTACCTCAAGATGAAGAACCTGACCACCGGGAGCATCACCGACGAGCGCGTCCACCCGGACGACAAGGGTGAGGTTGTGTACCTCGACACGAAGGACTTCAACTACTCGTACAAGGACGGCGACGAGTACGTGTTCGTGGACGGCGAGACGTTCGAGCCGGTCAACCTCGGCGCCGACATGGTCGGCGACATGATGAAGTACCTCCGCGAGAACGACCCGGTGAAGATCACCTTCTACGACGGCAAGGCGCTGTCGATGGAGTTGCCGCAGACGGTCACGCTGAAGGTGACGGAAACGGAGCCCGGCATCAAGGGCGCCACCGCCGCCGCCCAGACGAAGGCGGCGACGCTGGAGACCGGCGTCGTCGTACAGGTGCCGTCGTTCATCGCCGTGGGTGAGCAGATCGTCATCCAGACGGAGGACGGCAAGTACCTCAAGCGGGCGGCGAAGGAAGGGAAGTAG
- a CDS encoding prolyl oligopeptidase family serine peptidase produces MFARAFPAALLAALVALPAAADGPADNIPDNVRPVPPKGIDLPPADDAELRKGLAELQGLIKDIGRHPLLADVAIYEKAVRYAVEYKEVFDPKGIPAVKNVLKAGLERARLLKDGKHPWTTQTGYVVRGYFSKIDGSAQPYGLHVPANYQFVGNADHRLDFWWHGRGETLSEVNFLAVTQNAGGIIPAPGAFILAPYGRYCNANKFAGEIDTFECLAHVSNHYRIDWSRLVARGFSMGGAACWQYAVHFPTLWCAAAPGAGFSETPEFLNNFQGEKVQPKWYEQKLWRMYNATDYAQNIFNVPTVAYSGEIDKQKQAADVMAREMKKVGLELTHVVGPKTAHSYEKAAKEEVNKRIDAVVAKGLPKQRDEIRFTTYTLSYNQCDPILLDGLVKHWEPATVRATMKDGAYDITTTGVTAFTLRSRARDVKVTVNGKVVLDQKGLPDVGRPNEFRFTDVAGGPAVGAAPASGLAKTPGLQGPIDDAFLSRFVMVRPTGKALNEKVGAWADAEMKHAVTHWRKHFRGDAPVTDDTKLTDEQIKNANLVLWGDPNSNAVLAKIADKLPVKWTAAGVTVGDKTYPAGTHVPVLIYPNPLNPTKYVVLNSGFTFREYAYLNNARQVPMLPDYAVVDITTPPNSRYPGNVVRAGFFGEKWELLANDGR; encoded by the coding sequence ATGTTCGCGCGCGCCTTCCCCGCCGCCCTCCTGGCGGCGCTCGTCGCCCTCCCCGCCGCCGCCGACGGCCCGGCCGACAACATCCCGGACAACGTCCGCCCCGTCCCGCCGAAGGGGATCGACCTGCCGCCGGCCGACGACGCCGAGCTGCGGAAGGGGCTCGCCGAGCTGCAAGGGCTCATCAAGGACATCGGTAGGCACCCGCTGCTCGCCGATGTCGCGATTTACGAGAAGGCCGTGCGGTACGCCGTCGAGTACAAGGAAGTGTTCGACCCGAAGGGCATCCCGGCGGTGAAGAACGTCCTGAAGGCCGGGCTGGAGCGCGCCCGGCTGCTGAAGGACGGCAAGCACCCGTGGACGACGCAGACCGGCTACGTGGTCCGCGGCTACTTCTCGAAGATCGACGGCTCCGCGCAGCCCTACGGGCTGCACGTCCCGGCCAACTACCAGTTCGTCGGGAATGCCGATCACCGGCTCGACTTCTGGTGGCACGGCCGAGGCGAGACGCTGAGCGAAGTGAACTTCCTGGCCGTCACGCAGAACGCGGGCGGCATCATCCCGGCGCCCGGGGCATTCATCCTGGCCCCCTACGGCCGCTACTGCAACGCCAACAAGTTCGCCGGCGAGATCGACACGTTCGAGTGCCTCGCCCACGTCTCGAACCACTACCGCATCGACTGGTCGCGGCTCGTCGCCCGCGGGTTCAGCATGGGCGGTGCGGCGTGCTGGCAGTACGCCGTCCACTTCCCGACCCTGTGGTGCGCCGCCGCCCCCGGGGCCGGCTTCAGCGAGACGCCCGAGTTCCTCAACAACTTCCAGGGCGAAAAGGTCCAGCCGAAGTGGTACGAGCAGAAGCTGTGGCGGATGTACAACGCCACCGACTACGCGCAGAACATCTTCAACGTGCCGACGGTCGCGTACAGCGGCGAGATCGACAAGCAGAAGCAGGCCGCCGACGTGATGGCCCGCGAGATGAAGAAGGTGGGCCTGGAACTGACCCACGTCGTCGGCCCGAAGACGGCCCACAGCTACGAGAAGGCGGCGAAGGAGGAGGTAAACAAGCGGATCGACGCGGTCGTGGCGAAGGGGCTGCCGAAACAGCGTGACGAGATCCGGTTCACGACGTACACGCTGAGCTACAACCAGTGCGACCCGATCCTGCTGGACGGGCTCGTCAAGCACTGGGAGCCGGCGACCGTGCGGGCGACGATGAAGGACGGCGCGTACGACATCACCACGACCGGCGTCACGGCGTTCACGCTGCGGAGCCGCGCCCGCGACGTGAAGGTGACGGTCAACGGGAAGGTCGTCCTGGACCAGAAGGGGCTTCCCGACGTGGGCCGCCCGAACGAGTTCCGCTTTACCGACGTCGCGGGGGGGCCGGCAGTCGGCGCGGCACCCGCGTCGGGGCTGGCGAAGACCCCCGGGCTGCAGGGGCCGATCGACGACGCCTTCCTGAGCCGCTTCGTGATGGTGCGGCCGACTGGCAAGGCGCTGAACGAGAAGGTCGGCGCCTGGGCCGACGCCGAGATGAAACACGCCGTCACGCACTGGCGGAAGCACTTCCGCGGCGACGCACCTGTGACCGACGACACGAAGTTGACCGACGAGCAGATCAAGAACGCCAACCTCGTCCTGTGGGGCGACCCGAACAGCAACGCGGTGTTGGCGAAGATCGCCGACAAGCTGCCGGTGAAGTGGACGGCCGCGGGTGTGACGGTCGGCGACAAGACGTACCCGGCGGGGACGCACGTGCCGGTGCTGATCTACCCGAACCCGCTGAACCCGACGAAGTACGTGGTGCTCAACAGCGGGTTCACGTTCCGCGAGTACGCGTACCTCAACAACGCCCGCCAGGTGCCGATGCTGCCGGACTACGCGGTCGTGGACATCACGACGCCGCCGAACAGCCGCTACCCGGGGAACGTCGTGCGGGCCGGGTTCTTCGGCGAGAAGTGGGAGCTGCTGGCGAACGACGGGCGATAG